The Daucus carota subsp. sativus chromosome 2, DH1 v3.0, whole genome shotgun sequence genome includes a window with the following:
- the LOC108210191 gene encoding uncharacterized protein LOC108210191 codes for MPSRKMKTKSITGCQRDKNGLHICPTSMISKTSLSHSHISQQELDSESIQNKQDVLSTNIKSLHDTGEARCNTMPNGENLEIQRQLSALNDMDTNLGMILGSALVPCTSNLETIFSVDMQSSDEHKETDFLSVGGNDKDLGISSPRVDGRSLYENQTCNISDFNISDLIFSELPTINNCLYGLNGSATYHDYQSNESNSCLDEEVMILPFLEDSLETNNVQDSSLCDDSVDSSLYSAIHLSKSNQESVNTYQDLDQVECLDTDIFFRTNPWPTTIPKQLLKKKSNTLVLDLDETLVHSTLDHCDDADFTFPVSFNMKEHIVYVKKRPHLHVFLGKVAEMFKIIVFTASQSIYAEQLLDILDPNQNIISRRAYRESCIFADGSYTKDLTVLGIDLAKIAIIDNSPQVFRLQVNNGIPIKSWFGDPSDSALISLLSFLETLVDAEDVRPIIAKKFGNME; via the exons ATGCCATCACGGAAAATGAAAACCAAGTCGATTACAGGATGTCAACGAGATAAAAATGGCTTACACATTTGTCCGACATCCATGATTTCAAAGACTTCTCTCTCCCATTCCCATATTTCTCAACAAGAGTTAGATTCAGAGAGTATTCAAAATAAACAGGATG TTCTCTCTACCAATATAAAATCCTTACATGACACTGGTGAAGCTAGATGCAATACAATGCCCAATGGAGAAAATCTTGAGATTCAAAGACAGCTGTCTGCGTTAAATGACATGGACACTAATTTGGGAATG ATTCTGGGTTCAGCATTAGTTCCTTGCACATCGAACTTGGAAACAATCTTCTCGGTCGATATGCAGTCCAGTGATGAACATAAGGAAACAGATTTTCTTAGTGTTGGAG GCAATGACAAAGATCTTGGCATTTCATCACCGAGAGTGGATGGCAGAAGTTTATATGAAAATCAAACTTGCAACATATCAGATTTCAACATTTCAGACTTGATTTTTTCTGAATTACCTACCATAAACAACTGTCTATATGGTCTGAATGGATCTGCTACCTATCATGATTACCAATCCAATGAGAGTAACTCATGTTTAGATGAAGAAGTCATGATACTACCATTCCTCGAGGACTCCCTGGAAACTAACAATGTGCAGGATAGCTCATTATGCGATGACTCGGTTGATTCAAGCTTGTATTCGGCGATCCATCTGTCGAAAAGCAATCAGGAATCTGTTAATACCTATCAAGATTTGGATCAAGTAGAGTGCTTGGATACTGACATTTTTTTCAGAACAAATCCTTGGCCGACCACAATTCCGAAACAACTGTTAAAAAAGAAGTCTAACACATTGGTACTCGACTTGGATG AAACACTTGTCCACTCCACACTGGATCATTGTGATGATGCGGATTTTACCTTTCCTGTCTCCTTTAACATGAAAGAGCACATTGTTTATGTGAAAAAGAGGCCTCACCTCCACGTATTCTTAGGGAAAGTGGCCGAgatgtttaaaattatagtcTTTACGGCCAGTCAAAGCATCTATGCTGAACAACTTCTTGATATATTGGATCCAAATCAAAACATTATTTCACGCCGAGCTTATCGTGAATCATGCATATTTGCAGATGGAAGTTACACCAAAGACTTGACTGTCTTGGGTATTGATCTTGCAAAGATTGCCATAATTGATAATTCTCCTCAG GTTTTCCGTTTGCAAGTAAATAATGGAATCCCAATAAAGAGTTGGTTTGGTGACCCATCAGACTCTGCACTAATTTCATTACTCTCCTTCCTAGAGACCCTGGTTGATGCTGAAGATGTACGCCCCATCATAGCGAAGAAATTCGGTAACATGGAATAA